The following coding sequences lie in one Epinephelus moara isolate mb chromosome 17, YSFRI_EMoa_1.0, whole genome shotgun sequence genomic window:
- the lgi2a gene encoding leucine-rich repeat LGI family member 2a has product MLPTLKIWALFSVSLCFLSQPGHLKKVFRCPSTCSCSRESIICVGSSYVPRISLNDISSLSIVNGTFSEVKEAMFAHMPSLQLLLLNSNSLTTVRDDAFSGLPHLEYLFIESNKIETAAKYAFRGLRDLTHLSLANNNIKALPRDLFIDLDSLIELDLRGNAFECDCRAKWLMTWLKNTNATVSDVVCAGPEDMKDKRLNDMTSLHNECISTDFVLHQSVASESLSVDTFSYKNDVYVTIAAPSAESCMVFQWDHIEMNFRTYDNITGQSIVGCKSVVIQDQVFVIVAQLFGGSHIYKFDEDQSRFSKFQDIEVSKISKPNDIEAFQIGSDWFFVIADSSKAGLSTLYKWNDKGFYSYQSLHEWYRDTDAEFLDLDGKAHLILASRSQVPVIYQWSRSNQKFVLQGEIPNMEDVVAVKHFRIKEELYLAMTRYIGDSKILRWGAKQFAEIQALPSRGSMILQPFSFKERYYLALGSDYTFSQIYLWDDENKLFDRFKEVYIQAPRSFTVVSTDRRDFIFTSSFKGNTQIFEHIIIDLSL; this is encoded by the exons ATGCTGCCAACTCTCAAGATTTGGGCATTGTTTTCCGTGTCGCTTTGTTTCCTGTCTCAACCGGGTCATTTAAAGAAGGTTTTCCGATGTCCTTCAACATGCAGCTGCTCCAGGGAGTCCATCATTTGCGTCGGGTCCTCCTATGTCCCAAGGATTAGCCTCAACGACATCAGCTCTCT GAGTATCGTCAATGGGACTTTCTCCGAGGTCAAAGAGGCAATGTTTGCCCACATGCCATCCCTCCAGCTACT GCTTTTGAATTCCAATTCTCTAACAACTGTAAGGGATGATGCATTCTCAGGCCTTCCACATCTGGAATATCT GTTCATTGAGAGTAATAAGATCGAGACTGCAGCCAAATATGCCTTCAGAGGACTCAGGGACTTGACACACTT GTCTTTggcaaacaacaacattaaagcATTGCCCAGGGATCTCTTCATCGACTTGGACTCACTGATAGAGCT GGACCTGCGAGGCAATGCCTTTGAGTGTGACTGCCGTGCCAAGTGGCTGATGACGTGGCTGAAGAACACCAATGCCACAGTGTCAGATGTCGTGTGTGCTGGACCGGAGGACATGAAGGACAAGCGGCTCAATGATATGACCAGTCTGCACAACGAATGCATCTCAACGG ATTTTGTCCTCCATCAGTCCGTGGCATCTGAGTCTCTGTCTGTTGACACATTCAGCTATAAGAATGATGTCTATGTGACCATTGCTGCCCCCAGTGCAGAGAGTTGTATGGTTTTCCAATGGGACCACATAGAAATGAACTTCAGGACTTATGATAACATCACAG GTCAATCTATTGTGGGGTGCAAGTCAGTTGTCATCCAGGACCAAGTCTTTGTCATCGTGGCTCAGCTCTTTGGTGGTTCCCACATCTACAAGTTTGATGAAGACCAAAGCAGGTTCAGCAAGTTCCAGGACATTGAGGTGTCCAAGATCTCCAAGCCCAATGACATTGAGGCATTCCAGATTGGCTCGGACTGGTTCTTTGTGATTGCTGACAGCTCCAAAGCGGGCCTGTCCACCCTCTACAAGTGGAACGATAAGGGCTTTTATTCATACCAGTCGCTACATGAGTGGTACCGCGACACAGATGCAGAGTTCTTGGACTTAGATGGGAAGGCCCATCTTATCCTGGCAAGCCGCTCACAGGTGCCTGTGATCTACCAGTGGAGCCGCAGCAACCAGAAGTTTGTCCTGCAGGGTGAGATCCCCAACATGGAGGATGTTGTAGCCGTAAAGCACTTCCGGATCAAGGAAGAACTCTACCTGGCTATGACACGCTatattggtgactctaaaattCTACGTTGGGGTGCCAAACAGTTTGCGGAGATCCAGGCCTTACCCTCACGAGGCTCCATGATTCTTCAGCCGTTCTCTTTCAAAGAGCGTTACTACCTGGCCCTCGGGAGTGATTACACATTTTCACAGATCTACCTGTGGGATGATGAGAACAAACTCTTTGACCGCTTCAAGGAGGTGTATATCCAGGCACCACGCTCCTTCACTGTGGTTTCCACTGACCGCAGGGACTTCATCTTCACCTCTAGCTTcaagggaaacacacagatcTTTGAGCACATCATCATTGACTTGAGCTTGTGA
- the LOC126404689 gene encoding uncharacterized protein LOC126404689, translated as MSIFQIPSIHLSTQFQVPVPPTETHPIIQCIINNNLKKLKKILKDNNVNDVYPCQEWNDYITPLTAAVVNHNRDIFTFLLQQGADPNKASQNNFTPLHYVSISKAPLLFVEKLLEAKANPNGSSARQRFTPLQAAAISDRDDVMKVLISAGAQIPLLPVTDLEHNIHNEKISQMVHNLASNGNRFCSKIRYFLDVAIAVRGKPLEEVFKTFHSHMLLEDPQNRLAMIEVLFNVNGLNAEKYRQASIKWLKDTGNLNSYIAGAVSRFPNIPQDYVVHAISSLHAVFCTVEDIPNEQALAIIPHLLKQLGSKERRDTCQLALQTLYVITQKTKDTNGWDPNFVXRNSK; from the exons ATGAGTATCTTTCAAATTCCATCAATCCATCTCTCCACACAATTCCAAGTCCCAGTCCCcccaacagaaacacatcccaTAATACAGTGTATTATTAACAACAACCTCAAGAAGCTCAAAAAAATACTTAAGGACAACAACGTTAATGATGTTTACCCATGCCAAGAGTGGAATGACTACATAACCCCACTGACTGCTGCTGTTGTAAATCACAAcagagatatttttactttccTTTTGCAACAAGGTGCAGACCCAAACAAGGCTTCCCAAAATAACTTTACACCTTTGCATTATGTCTCAATATCCAAAGCACCACTCCTTTTTGTGGAGAAACTGCTTGAAGCAAAAGCTAATCCAAATGGATCGAGTGCCAGACAACGATTCACACCACTGCAAGCTGCTGCCATCAGTGACAGGGATGATGTCATGAAAGTGCTCATATCTGCCGGTGCACAGATACCACTGTTGCCTGTCACTGATCTTGAACATAATattcacaatgaaaaaataTCTCAGATGGTTCATAACCTTGCATCAAATGGAAATAGGTTTTGCTCCAAGATCAGATATTTTTTGGATGTGGCAATTGCAGTGCGAGGGAAACCGCTTGAAGAAGTGTTCAAAACTTTTCACAGTCACATGCTGCTGGAGGATCCCCAGAACCGTCTTGCAATGATTGAAGTACTCTTTAATGTAAATGGGCTGAATGCAGAAAAATACCGCCAGGCAAGTATTAAATGGCTGAAGGACACTGGAAACCTGAACTCTTACATTGCAGGTGCAGTCAGTCGTTTCCCAAATATTCCCCAGGATTATGTCGTTCACGCAATTTCCAGTTTACATGCAGTTTTCTGCACAGTGGAAGACATACCAAATGAGCAGGCTTTGGCTATAATCCCCCATCTACTGAAACAGCTTGGCTCAAAAGAGAGACGAGATACATGTCAACTTGCTCTGCAAACACTATATGTGATAACACAGAagacaaaagacacaaatggcTGGGATCCCAACTTTGTTGANAGAAACTCAA AATGA